One genomic region from Nymphaea colorata isolate Beijing-Zhang1983 chromosome 10, ASM883128v2, whole genome shotgun sequence encodes:
- the LOC126410455 gene encoding abietadienol/abietadienal oxidase-like codes for MAFPFSLSFECILLLTLASLVFLIALIKLAGDDAKNLPPGRQGWPLVRENISFSAAPRHGLFHFLQPRISKYGKIFTTHLFGKRTVISADANFNKWVLQNEGKLFKAKFPKAFSEVFGKYGMLSIHGDLQRKLHGVAINLLGQDKLKAHFLAEVESMIRTRVHQWVGREILLQNELRTMVLELMVKQLLDIDPSEEVKVMAKEFRDFTSSGIGCLPIRFPGTRFYRALKAREALVARVKKEIKEREEHSEVSRPDLLSRLLKEDSRLPEEVIVDFILFLAHAGHHTSSRVMVFAVKHLTEDPAALQKLREENDAIAKKREGGKLTWEDYKSMQFTRWVVSETLRLDGASMLVREALEDVSANNYVVPKGTSIILAIDGVHKDKDNYISPLAFNPWRWQSLDLKEKPLMDAIFTPFGGGARLCPGAQLAQLEVSIFLHYLVTNCRWEKVKEDQAMRFPTPLFIHGFPVRVYPRET; via the exons ATGGCgtttcccttttccctctccttcGAGTGCATACTGTTACTTACTCTTGCCTCTCTCGTCTTCCTGATCGCTCTGATCAAGCTTGCAGGAGATGATGCTAAGAACTTGCCTCCCGGCAGGCAGGGTTGGCCTTTAGTGAGAGAGAACATCAGTTTCTCGGCTGCTCCTAGGCACGgacttttccattttctccaaCCAAGGATCTCAAA GtatgggaagatcttcaccaCCCACCTGTTCGGCAAGCGAACCGTCATCTCGGCGGATGCCAACTTCAACAAATGGGTTCTACAGAACGAAGGGAAGCTTTTCAAGGCCAAGTTCCCCAAGGCCTTCAGCGAGGTCTTCGGAAAGTACGGGATGCTGTCCATCCATGGCGACCTCCAGAGGAAACTCCACGGCGTCGCCATCAACCTGCTCGGCCAGGACAAGCTCAAGGCCCATTTCCTAGCCGAGGTGGAGTCCATGATCAGAACCCGAGTCCACCAGTGGGTTGGCAGAGAGATCCTCCTCCAAAATGAGCTTCGGACG ATGGTGTTGGAGCTCATGGTGAAGCAACTGCTGGATATAGACCCATCAGAAGAGGTAAAAGTGATGGCAAAGGAGTTTCGTGACTTCACCAGCTCGGGGATCGGTTGCCTACCAATTCGATTTCCAGGGACTAGGTTCTACAGAGCGCTCAAG GCAAGGGAAGCATTGGTAGCAAGGGTGAAGAAAgagatcaaagagagagaggagcactCGGAGGTGAGCAGGCCGGACCTTCTGTCGAGGTTGCTCAAGGAAGACAGCCGCCTGCCGGAGGAGGTGATCGTGGACTTCATCCTCTTCCTCGCTCACGCCGGCCACCACACTTCCTCGAGGGTGATGGTTTTTGCCGTCAAGCACTTGACGGAGGATCCCGCTGCCCTCCAGAAACTTAGA GAAGAGAATGACGCCATAGCCAAGAAGAGAGAAGGTGGCAAGCTCACGTGGGAAGATTACAAATCGATGCAGTTCACTCGATGG GTTGTCAGTGAGACTCTCAGGCTTGATGGAGCGAGCATGCTTGTCAGAGAAGCCCTGGAGGATGTCTCAGCTAACAACTATGTAGTTCCCAAAGGCACCTCTATCATCCTAGCAATAGATGGTGTCCACAAGGACAAGGACAACTACATCTCTCCCTTGGCCTTCAACCCATGGAGGTGGCAATCACTTGACTTGAAG GAGAAGCCTCTCATGGATGCCATATTTACACCATTTGGTGGGGGTGCAAGACTCTGTCCTGGTGCACAGCTTGCCCAACTGGAAGTGTCAATTTTCCTTCACTATTTGGTCACCAATTGCAG GTGGGAGAAAGTGAAGGAGGACCAAGCCATGCGATTCCCTACTCCACTTTTTATTCACGGATTCCCAGTACGTGTGTATCCGAGGGAAACATGA
- the LOC116262670 gene encoding abietadienol/abietadienal oxidase-like isoform X2 has translation MAFSFLAFESILVLFLAFLVFLIALLKLSARDAEKLPPGRQGWPLVRENIGFLSARRHGVLHFFQPRIAKYGKIFTTHLFGKRSVVSAHAHFNKWVLQNEGRLFTAKYPKGLSAIIGKYGMLSIHGDLHRKLHGVAVSLLSMDKLKAHFLAEVDSMIRSRVNQWIGNDILLQDECRKMVLELMLKHLLGLDPSEDTKEIEREFRDVTGSGVGVLPIRLPGTKFYKAIKAREALVERMKMEIKKREEDPKAFGEDLLSRLLNDQESRLPNEVVIDFVLFLVHAGHHTSARALAFVVKHLTENPEALLELREEHDAIGKSRNGGRLTWEDYKSMKFTRWVINETLRLEVGANMVVREAMENVPVEGYVIPKGTCVILLIDAVHKEKDNYESPLAFNPWRWQSDDLQKSSTDGIFTPFSGGPRLCPGAQFAQMEISVFLHHLVTNCRWEKLTEHQVIRIPAPTFADGFPIHVYPREA, from the exons ATGGCCTTCTCTTTCCTCGCCTTCGAATCCATACTCGTCCTCTTTCTTGCGTTCCTTGTGTTCTTGATTGCTCTGCTGAAGCTATCAGCTAGAGATGCCGAAAAGTTGCCTCCTGGCAGACAGGGGTGGCCTCTCGTGAGGGAGAATATTGGCTTCTTGTCAGCCCGTCGGCATGGTGTTCTCCATTTTTTTCAGCCAAGGATCGCAAA GTACGGGAAGATCTTCACCACTCACCTGTTCGGCAAGCGAAGCGTCGTCTCGGCCCATGCCCACTTCAACAAGTGGGTTCTTCAGAACGAGGGAAGACTTTTCACGGCCAAGTACCCGAAGGGCTTGAGCGCGATCATCGGGAAATACGGGATGCTGTCCATCCACGGCGACCTCCACCGGAAGCTCCACGGCGTCGCTGTCAGTCTCCTTAGCATGGACAAGCTGAAGGCCCATTTTCTAGCAGAGGTGGACTCCATGATCCGTTCCCGAGTAAACCAGTGGATTGGAAATGACATTCTCCTTCAAGACGAGTGCCGAAAG ATGGTGCTGGAGCTCATGTTGAAACATCTACTGGGTTTGGATCCATCTGAAGACACAAAGGAGATTGAAAGAGAATTTCGGGACGTGACAGGCTCCGGCGTCGGGGTTCTACCTATCCGGCTTCCGGGCACCAAGTTCTACAAAGCCATCAAG GCAAGGGAAGCATTGGTGGAAAGGATGAAGATGGAGATCAAGAAGCGGGAAGAGGATCCAAAAGCATTCGGAGAGGATCTTCTGTCAAGGTTGCTTAACGATCAAGAGAGCCGCCTGCCAAATGAGGTGGTCATCGATTTCGTCCTCTTTCTGGTGCATGCCGGGCACCATACTTCTGCAAGGGCCTTGGCCTTTGTTGTGAAGCACTTGACTGAAAATCCCGAAGCTCTTCTGGAACTAAGA GAAGAACACGACGCCATAGGGAAGAGCCGGAATGGCGGTAGACTTACTTGGGAGGACTACAAATCCATGAAATTTACTCGATGG GTTATCAATGAGACGCTCAGGCTTGAAGTTGGAGCGAACATGGTGGTCAGAGAGGCCATGGAGAATGTCCCAGTTGAAGGGTACGTGATTCCCAAAGGCACCTGCGTCATCCTCTTAATAGATGCTGTCCACAAGGAGAAGGACAACTATGAATCCCCCTTGGCTTTCAACCCGTGGAGATGGCAATCAGATGATCTCCAG AAATCATCGACGGATGGGATATTTACACCATTTAGTGGAGGGCCAAGGCTATGCCCTGGAGCACAATTTGCTCAGATGGAGATCTCTGTCTTCCTTCACCATTTGGTGACTAATTGCAG ATGGGAGAAACTAACGGAGCATCAAGTCATCCGAATCCCTGCCCCGACTTTTGCAGACGGATTTCCAATACATGTGTATCCAAGAGAAGcatga
- the LOC116262670 gene encoding abietadienol/abietadienal oxidase-like isoform X1 produces MAFSFLAFESILVLFLAFLVFLIALLKLSARDAEKLPPGRQGWPLVRENIGFLSARRHGVLHFFQPRIAKYGKIFTTHLFGKRSVVSAHAHFNKWVLQNEGRLFTAKYPKGLSAIIGKYGMLSIHGDLHRKLHGVAVSLLSMDKLKAHFLAEVDSMIRSRVNQWIGNDILLQDECRKMVLELMLKHLLGLDPSEDTKEIEREFRDVTGSGVGVLPIRLPGTKFYKAIKAREALVERMKMEIKKREEDPKAFGEDLLSRLLNDQESRLPNEVVIDFVLFLVHAGHHTSARALAFVVKHLTENPEALLELREEHDAIGKSRNGGRLTWEDYKSMKFTRWVINETLRLEVGANMVVREAMENVPVEGYVIPKGTCVILLIDAVHKEKDNYESPLAFNPWRWQSDDLQKKSSTDGIFTPFSGGPRLCPGAQFAQMEISVFLHHLVTNCRWEKLTEHQVIRIPAPTFADGFPIHVYPREA; encoded by the exons ATGGCCTTCTCTTTCCTCGCCTTCGAATCCATACTCGTCCTCTTTCTTGCGTTCCTTGTGTTCTTGATTGCTCTGCTGAAGCTATCAGCTAGAGATGCCGAAAAGTTGCCTCCTGGCAGACAGGGGTGGCCTCTCGTGAGGGAGAATATTGGCTTCTTGTCAGCCCGTCGGCATGGTGTTCTCCATTTTTTTCAGCCAAGGATCGCAAA GTACGGGAAGATCTTCACCACTCACCTGTTCGGCAAGCGAAGCGTCGTCTCGGCCCATGCCCACTTCAACAAGTGGGTTCTTCAGAACGAGGGAAGACTTTTCACGGCCAAGTACCCGAAGGGCTTGAGCGCGATCATCGGGAAATACGGGATGCTGTCCATCCACGGCGACCTCCACCGGAAGCTCCACGGCGTCGCTGTCAGTCTCCTTAGCATGGACAAGCTGAAGGCCCATTTTCTAGCAGAGGTGGACTCCATGATCCGTTCCCGAGTAAACCAGTGGATTGGAAATGACATTCTCCTTCAAGACGAGTGCCGAAAG ATGGTGCTGGAGCTCATGTTGAAACATCTACTGGGTTTGGATCCATCTGAAGACACAAAGGAGATTGAAAGAGAATTTCGGGACGTGACAGGCTCCGGCGTCGGGGTTCTACCTATCCGGCTTCCGGGCACCAAGTTCTACAAAGCCATCAAG GCAAGGGAAGCATTGGTGGAAAGGATGAAGATGGAGATCAAGAAGCGGGAAGAGGATCCAAAAGCATTCGGAGAGGATCTTCTGTCAAGGTTGCTTAACGATCAAGAGAGCCGCCTGCCAAATGAGGTGGTCATCGATTTCGTCCTCTTTCTGGTGCATGCCGGGCACCATACTTCTGCAAGGGCCTTGGCCTTTGTTGTGAAGCACTTGACTGAAAATCCCGAAGCTCTTCTGGAACTAAGA GAAGAACACGACGCCATAGGGAAGAGCCGGAATGGCGGTAGACTTACTTGGGAGGACTACAAATCCATGAAATTTACTCGATGG GTTATCAATGAGACGCTCAGGCTTGAAGTTGGAGCGAACATGGTGGTCAGAGAGGCCATGGAGAATGTCCCAGTTGAAGGGTACGTGATTCCCAAAGGCACCTGCGTCATCCTCTTAATAGATGCTGTCCACAAGGAGAAGGACAACTATGAATCCCCCTTGGCTTTCAACCCGTGGAGATGGCAATCAGATGATCTCCAG AAGAAATCATCGACGGATGGGATATTTACACCATTTAGTGGAGGGCCAAGGCTATGCCCTGGAGCACAATTTGCTCAGATGGAGATCTCTGTCTTCCTTCACCATTTGGTGACTAATTGCAG ATGGGAGAAACTAACGGAGCATCAAGTCATCCGAATCCCTGCCCCGACTTTTGCAGACGGATTTCCAATACATGTGTATCCAAGAGAAGcatga
- the LOC116263374 gene encoding chromatin structure-remodeling complex protein BSH isoform X2 translates to MKTFPAGAPKLATKFRMPTSENLVPIRVDVEVEGQRFKDTFTWNPTDPDSEVVVFARRTVKDLKLPPAFITPIAQSIQSQLTEFRSYEGQEMSTGEKVLPLKLDLRVNNTVIRDQFLWDINNFESDPEEFARIFCKELDIGDPEVGPAIAVAIRQQLYEVATQSVTSARETRVGKKGRRERGIEHVSASKLGVLLSTW, encoded by the exons ATGAAGACTTTTCCGGCGGGCGCCCCGAAATTGGCGACGAAATTTCGAAT GCCGACGTCGGAGAATTTGGTTCCCATTCGTGTTGATGTTGAAGTAGAGGGACAGCGTTTCAAGGATACGTTTACATGGAACCCTACGG ACCCAGACTCAGAAGTGGTGGTGTTTGCAAGGCGGACAGttaaggatttgaaattgcCGCCAGCTTTTATTACACCTATTGCACAATCTATTCAA TCACAGCTAACAGAGTTTCGATCATATGAAGGACAGGAAATGAGCACAGGTGAAAAGGTCTTGCCACTCAAG cttgatcttcgtGTAAATAACACAGTCATACGTGATCAATTTCTCTGG GATATTAACAATTTTGAAAGCGATCCTGAAGAGTTTGCAAGGATATTTTGCAAGGAATTGGACATCGGAGACCCTGAAGTTGGA CCCGCTATTGCAGTTGCCATCAGGCAGCAACTTTACGAG GTTGCAACTCAAAGTGTTACTTCTGCAAGAGAGACAAGAGTTGGCAAAAAAGGTCGTCGGGAGAGAGGAATTGAACATGTTTCTGCTAG TAAGCTAGGGGTTCTGCTTTCGACTTGGTGA
- the LOC116263374 gene encoding chromatin structure-remodeling complex protein BSH isoform X3 produces MKTFPAGAPKLATKFRMPTSENLVPIRVDVEVEGQRFKDTFTWNPTDPDSEVVVFARRTVKDLKLPPAFITPIAQSIQSQLTEFRSYEGQEMSTGEKVLPLKLDLRVNNTVIRDQFLWDINNFESDPEEFARIFCKELDIGDPEVGDAWCSPLLQLPSGSNFTRLQLKVLLLQERQELAKKVVGREELNMFLLVS; encoded by the exons ATGAAGACTTTTCCGGCGGGCGCCCCGAAATTGGCGACGAAATTTCGAAT GCCGACGTCGGAGAATTTGGTTCCCATTCGTGTTGATGTTGAAGTAGAGGGACAGCGTTTCAAGGATACGTTTACATGGAACCCTACGG ACCCAGACTCAGAAGTGGTGGTGTTTGCAAGGCGGACAGttaaggatttgaaattgcCGCCAGCTTTTATTACACCTATTGCACAATCTATTCAA TCACAGCTAACAGAGTTTCGATCATATGAAGGACAGGAAATGAGCACAGGTGAAAAGGTCTTGCCACTCAAG cttgatcttcgtGTAAATAACACAGTCATACGTGATCAATTTCTCTGG GATATTAACAATTTTGAAAGCGATCCTGAAGAGTTTGCAAGGATATTTTGCAAGGAATTGGACATCGGAGACCCTGAAGTTGGA GATGCATGGTGCAGCCCGCTATTGCAGTTGCCATCAGGCAGCAACTTTACGAG GTTGCAACTCAAAGTGTTACTTCTGCAAGAGAGACAAGAGTTGGCAAAAAAGGTCGTCGGGAGAGAGGAATTGAACATGTTTCTGCTAG TAAGCTAG
- the LOC116263374 gene encoding chromatin structure-remodeling complex protein BSH isoform X1, with amino-acid sequence MKTFPAGAPKLATKFRMPTSENLVPIRVDVEVEGQRFKDTFTWNPTDPDSEVVVFARRTVKDLKLPPAFITPIAQSIQSQLTEFRSYEGQEMSTGEKVLPLKLDLRVNNTVIRDQFLWDINNFESDPEEFARIFCKELDIGDPEVGDAWCSPLLQLPSGSNFTRLQLKVLLLQERQELAKKVVGREELNMFLLDGYSDAYGSLQ; translated from the exons ATGAAGACTTTTCCGGCGGGCGCCCCGAAATTGGCGACGAAATTTCGAAT GCCGACGTCGGAGAATTTGGTTCCCATTCGTGTTGATGTTGAAGTAGAGGGACAGCGTTTCAAGGATACGTTTACATGGAACCCTACGG ACCCAGACTCAGAAGTGGTGGTGTTTGCAAGGCGGACAGttaaggatttgaaattgcCGCCAGCTTTTATTACACCTATTGCACAATCTATTCAA TCACAGCTAACAGAGTTTCGATCATATGAAGGACAGGAAATGAGCACAGGTGAAAAGGTCTTGCCACTCAAG cttgatcttcgtGTAAATAACACAGTCATACGTGATCAATTTCTCTGG GATATTAACAATTTTGAAAGCGATCCTGAAGAGTTTGCAAGGATATTTTGCAAGGAATTGGACATCGGAGACCCTGAAGTTGGA GATGCATGGTGCAGCCCGCTATTGCAGTTGCCATCAGGCAGCAACTTTACGAG GTTGCAACTCAAAGTGTTACTTCTGCAAGAGAGACAAGAGTTGGCAAAAAAGGTCGTCGGGAGAGAGGAATTGAACATGTTTCTGCTAG ATGGTTATTCTGATGCATATGGATCTCTGCAGTAA
- the LOC116263374 gene encoding chromatin structure-remodeling complex protein BSH isoform X4, whose translation MKTFPAGAPKLATKFRMPTSENLVPIRVDVEVEGQRFKDTFTWNPTDPDSEVVVFARRTVKDLKLPPAFITPIAQSIQSQLTEFRSYEGQEMSTGEKVLPLKLDLRVNNTVIRDQFLWDINNFESDPEEFARIFCKELDIGDPEVGPAIAVAIRQQLYEVATQSVTSARETRVGKKGRRERGIEHVSARWLF comes from the exons ATGAAGACTTTTCCGGCGGGCGCCCCGAAATTGGCGACGAAATTTCGAAT GCCGACGTCGGAGAATTTGGTTCCCATTCGTGTTGATGTTGAAGTAGAGGGACAGCGTTTCAAGGATACGTTTACATGGAACCCTACGG ACCCAGACTCAGAAGTGGTGGTGTTTGCAAGGCGGACAGttaaggatttgaaattgcCGCCAGCTTTTATTACACCTATTGCACAATCTATTCAA TCACAGCTAACAGAGTTTCGATCATATGAAGGACAGGAAATGAGCACAGGTGAAAAGGTCTTGCCACTCAAG cttgatcttcgtGTAAATAACACAGTCATACGTGATCAATTTCTCTGG GATATTAACAATTTTGAAAGCGATCCTGAAGAGTTTGCAAGGATATTTTGCAAGGAATTGGACATCGGAGACCCTGAAGTTGGA CCCGCTATTGCAGTTGCCATCAGGCAGCAACTTTACGAG GTTGCAACTCAAAGTGTTACTTCTGCAAGAGAGACAAGAGTTGGCAAAAAAGGTCGTCGGGAGAGAGGAATTGAACATGTTTCTGCTAG ATGGTTATTCTGA
- the LOC116263009 gene encoding auxin-responsive protein IAA31, whose protein sequence is MDADACDSSCSSSSYASHSSSASSLAHHHGDLSTELSLGLSVSTSKSQLSSAARDQLSGWPPIRSHLRSQITARRRNPATFFVKVYKEGVPIGRKLDLLTFDDYGGLIRALGDMFKTSIFDHDISGECSKGMYVLTYEDKEGDWMMVGDVPWEIFLTTVKRLKITRAAVNIYKY, encoded by the exons ATGGATGCCGACGCTTGCGACTCCTCTTGCTCAAGCAGCAGCTACGCCTCCCACTCCTCTTCGGCGTCCTCCCTCGCTCACCACCACGGCGATCTGAGCACAGAGCTGAGCTTAGGTCTCAGCGTCTCGACCTCTAAATCGCAGCTTTCGTCCGCAGCAAG GGACCAACTCTCCGGTTGGCCGCCGATCAGATCCCACCTTCGCAGCCAGATTACGGCGCGGCGCCGGAATCCGGCCACTTTCTTCGTCAAGGTCTACAAGGAGGGAGTCCCAATCGGCCGTAAACTCGACTTGCTCACGTTTGACGATTACGGTGGACTGATAAGAGCCCTCGGAGATATGTTCAAGACTAGCATTTTcg ATCATGATATCTCAGGCGAATGTTCAAAAGGGATGTATGTATTAACCtatgaagataaagaaggaGATTGGATGATGGTGGGAGATGTCCCTTGGGA GATTTTTCTTACTACTGTAAAGAGGTTGAAGATCACAAGGGCAGCCGTGaatatttataaatattaa